A stretch of the Hippocampus zosterae strain Florida chromosome 16, ASM2543408v3, whole genome shotgun sequence genome encodes the following:
- the LOC127588993 gene encoding arfaptin-2-like isoform X2, protein MSDGVMSKAATVEIPINRNGNTGALAEDDGLEQATRRQRRLDEKDLQQVMVSGLNLNETSIVSGGYGGTAEGIIPTGSIKGPAVRYNPDFNKRIPVTGLGPSMQQSASSSSVAAGAEVEEAATRGVAVEKLETVKKWGLNTYKCTKQMISERFGRGSRTVDLELEAQIELLRDTKRKYGSVLRLARALTNHFYNMVQTQHALGDAFADLGQKSPELRDEFGYNAETQKLLCRNGETLLGAINFFVSSINTLVNKTMEDTLMTIKMYENARLEFDAYRSDLEELSSGPRDAAAAARVDVTQQQYQVQKDKYERLRSDVTVKLRFLEENKMKVMHKQLLLFHNAISAYFAGNQQQLEQTLERFNVKLNPPAADKPSWLEEP, encoded by the exons ATGTCGGATGGCGTTATGAGCAAAGCGGCCACCGTGGAGATCCCCATCAACCGCAACGGCAACACGGGCGCGCTTGCGGAGGACGACGGCCTGGAGCAG GCGACGAGGCGCCAGCGGCGTTTAGATGAGAAG GACCTGCAGCAGGTGATGGTGTCGGGTCTGAACCTCAACGAGACCAGCATTGTGTCGGGCGGTTACGGCGGGACGGCGGAGGGCATCATCCCCACCGGATCCATCAAAG gCCCGGCTGTGCGCTACAACCCCGACTTTAACAAACGGATCCCGGTCACAGGACTAG GTCCCAGCATGCAACAAAGTGCCAGCAGCTCGTCAGTGGCGGCGGGGGCGGAGGTGGAGGAGGCAGCCACGCGAGGCGTGGCAGTGGAGAAGCTGGAGACGGTCAAGAAGTGGGGTCTCAACACTTACAAG TGCACCAAGCAGATGATCTCGGAGCGTTTTGGGCGCGGCTCGCGGACCGTGGACCTGGAGCTGGAGGCCCAGATCGAGCTGCTGCGGGACACCAAGCGCAAATACGGGAGCGTGCTGCGACTGGCCCGAGCGCTGACCAATCATTTCTACAACATGGTGCAGACGCAGCACGCGCTGGGCGACGCCTTCGCCGACCTCGGTCAGAAGTCGCCGGAGCTTCGG GATGAGTTTGGCTACAACGCCGAGACCCAGAAGCTGCTGTGCAGGAACGGCGAGACTCTGCTGGGCGCCATCAACTTCTTTGTCTCCAGCATCAACACGTTGGTCAACAAGACCATGGAGGACACGCTCATGACCATCAAGATGTATGAAAACGCCag GTTGGAATTCGACGCGTACCGGTcggacctggaggagctgagctCGGGGCCTCGGGACGCGGCGGCCGCGGCCCGCGTCGACGTCACGCAGCAGCAGTACCAAGTCCAGAAGGACAAGTACGAACGACTGCGCTCCGACGTCACCGTCAAACTCCGGTTCCTGGAGGAGAACAAG ATGAAGGTGATGCACAAGCAGCTTTTGCTCTTCCACAACGCCATCTCGGCCTACTTCGCCGGCAACCAGCAGCAGCTGGAGCAGACGCTCGAGCGCTTCAACGTCAAGCTGAATCCGCCCGCAGCCGACAAGCCGTCCTGGTTGGAGGAGCCCTGA
- the LOC127588993 gene encoding arfaptin-2-like isoform X3, with product MSDGVMSKAATVEIPINRNGNTGALAEDDGLEQATRRQRRLDEKVGSGPGAGDLQQVMVSGLNLNETSIVSGGYGGTAEGIIPTGSIKGPSMQQSASSSSVAAGAEVEEAATRGVAVEKLETVKKWGLNTYKCTKQMISERFGRGSRTVDLELEAQIELLRDTKRKYGSVLRLARALTNHFYNMVQTQHALGDAFADLGQKSPELRDEFGYNAETQKLLCRNGETLLGAINFFVSSINTLVNKTMEDTLMTIKMYENARLEFDAYRSDLEELSSGPRDAAAAARVDVTQQQYQVQKDKYERLRSDVTVKLRFLEENKMKVMHKQLLLFHNAISAYFAGNQQQLEQTLERFNVKLNPPAADKPSWLEEP from the exons ATGTCGGATGGCGTTATGAGCAAAGCGGCCACCGTGGAGATCCCCATCAACCGCAACGGCAACACGGGCGCGCTTGCGGAGGACGACGGCCTGGAGCAG GCGACGAGGCGCCAGCGGCGTTTAGATGAGAAGGTAGGAAGCGGCCCAGGCGCCGGG GACCTGCAGCAGGTGATGGTGTCGGGTCTGAACCTCAACGAGACCAGCATTGTGTCGGGCGGTTACGGCGGGACGGCGGAGGGCATCATCCCCACCGGATCCATCAAAG GTCCCAGCATGCAACAAAGTGCCAGCAGCTCGTCAGTGGCGGCGGGGGCGGAGGTGGAGGAGGCAGCCACGCGAGGCGTGGCAGTGGAGAAGCTGGAGACGGTCAAGAAGTGGGGTCTCAACACTTACAAG TGCACCAAGCAGATGATCTCGGAGCGTTTTGGGCGCGGCTCGCGGACCGTGGACCTGGAGCTGGAGGCCCAGATCGAGCTGCTGCGGGACACCAAGCGCAAATACGGGAGCGTGCTGCGACTGGCCCGAGCGCTGACCAATCATTTCTACAACATGGTGCAGACGCAGCACGCGCTGGGCGACGCCTTCGCCGACCTCGGTCAGAAGTCGCCGGAGCTTCGG GATGAGTTTGGCTACAACGCCGAGACCCAGAAGCTGCTGTGCAGGAACGGCGAGACTCTGCTGGGCGCCATCAACTTCTTTGTCTCCAGCATCAACACGTTGGTCAACAAGACCATGGAGGACACGCTCATGACCATCAAGATGTATGAAAACGCCag GTTGGAATTCGACGCGTACCGGTcggacctggaggagctgagctCGGGGCCTCGGGACGCGGCGGCCGCGGCCCGCGTCGACGTCACGCAGCAGCAGTACCAAGTCCAGAAGGACAAGTACGAACGACTGCGCTCCGACGTCACCGTCAAACTCCGGTTCCTGGAGGAGAACAAG ATGAAGGTGATGCACAAGCAGCTTTTGCTCTTCCACAACGCCATCTCGGCCTACTTCGCCGGCAACCAGCAGCAGCTGGAGCAGACGCTCGAGCGCTTCAACGTCAAGCTGAATCCGCCCGCAGCCGACAAGCCGTCCTGGTTGGAGGAGCCCTGA
- the LOC127588993 gene encoding arfaptin-2-like isoform X5, whose protein sequence is MSDGVMSKAATVEIPINRNGNTGALAEDDGLEQATRRQRRLDEKDLQQVMVSGLNLNETSIVSGGYGGTAEGIIPTGSIKGPSMQQSASSSSVAAGAEVEEAATRGVAVEKLETVKKWGLNTYKCTKQMISERFGRGSRTVDLELEAQIELLRDTKRKYGSVLRLARALTNHFYNMVQTQHALGDAFADLGQKSPELRDEFGYNAETQKLLCRNGETLLGAINFFVSSINTLVNKTMEDTLMTIKMYENARLEFDAYRSDLEELSSGPRDAAAAARVDVTQQQYQVQKDKYERLRSDVTVKLRFLEENKMKVMHKQLLLFHNAISAYFAGNQQQLEQTLERFNVKLNPPAADKPSWLEEP, encoded by the exons ATGTCGGATGGCGTTATGAGCAAAGCGGCCACCGTGGAGATCCCCATCAACCGCAACGGCAACACGGGCGCGCTTGCGGAGGACGACGGCCTGGAGCAG GCGACGAGGCGCCAGCGGCGTTTAGATGAGAAG GACCTGCAGCAGGTGATGGTGTCGGGTCTGAACCTCAACGAGACCAGCATTGTGTCGGGCGGTTACGGCGGGACGGCGGAGGGCATCATCCCCACCGGATCCATCAAAG GTCCCAGCATGCAACAAAGTGCCAGCAGCTCGTCAGTGGCGGCGGGGGCGGAGGTGGAGGAGGCAGCCACGCGAGGCGTGGCAGTGGAGAAGCTGGAGACGGTCAAGAAGTGGGGTCTCAACACTTACAAG TGCACCAAGCAGATGATCTCGGAGCGTTTTGGGCGCGGCTCGCGGACCGTGGACCTGGAGCTGGAGGCCCAGATCGAGCTGCTGCGGGACACCAAGCGCAAATACGGGAGCGTGCTGCGACTGGCCCGAGCGCTGACCAATCATTTCTACAACATGGTGCAGACGCAGCACGCGCTGGGCGACGCCTTCGCCGACCTCGGTCAGAAGTCGCCGGAGCTTCGG GATGAGTTTGGCTACAACGCCGAGACCCAGAAGCTGCTGTGCAGGAACGGCGAGACTCTGCTGGGCGCCATCAACTTCTTTGTCTCCAGCATCAACACGTTGGTCAACAAGACCATGGAGGACACGCTCATGACCATCAAGATGTATGAAAACGCCag GTTGGAATTCGACGCGTACCGGTcggacctggaggagctgagctCGGGGCCTCGGGACGCGGCGGCCGCGGCCCGCGTCGACGTCACGCAGCAGCAGTACCAAGTCCAGAAGGACAAGTACGAACGACTGCGCTCCGACGTCACCGTCAAACTCCGGTTCCTGGAGGAGAACAAG ATGAAGGTGATGCACAAGCAGCTTTTGCTCTTCCACAACGCCATCTCGGCCTACTTCGCCGGCAACCAGCAGCAGCTGGAGCAGACGCTCGAGCGCTTCAACGTCAAGCTGAATCCGCCCGCAGCCGACAAGCCGTCCTGGTTGGAGGAGCCCTGA
- the LOC127588993 gene encoding arfaptin-2-like isoform X1, whose amino-acid sequence MSDGVMSKAATVEIPINRNGNTGALAEDDGLEQATRRQRRLDEKVGSGPGAGDLQQVMVSGLNLNETSIVSGGYGGTAEGIIPTGSIKGPAVRYNPDFNKRIPVTGLGPSMQQSASSSSVAAGAEVEEAATRGVAVEKLETVKKWGLNTYKCTKQMISERFGRGSRTVDLELEAQIELLRDTKRKYGSVLRLARALTNHFYNMVQTQHALGDAFADLGQKSPELRDEFGYNAETQKLLCRNGETLLGAINFFVSSINTLVNKTMEDTLMTIKMYENARLEFDAYRSDLEELSSGPRDAAAAARVDVTQQQYQVQKDKYERLRSDVTVKLRFLEENKMKVMHKQLLLFHNAISAYFAGNQQQLEQTLERFNVKLNPPAADKPSWLEEP is encoded by the exons ATGTCGGATGGCGTTATGAGCAAAGCGGCCACCGTGGAGATCCCCATCAACCGCAACGGCAACACGGGCGCGCTTGCGGAGGACGACGGCCTGGAGCAG GCGACGAGGCGCCAGCGGCGTTTAGATGAGAAGGTAGGAAGCGGCCCAGGCGCCGGG GACCTGCAGCAGGTGATGGTGTCGGGTCTGAACCTCAACGAGACCAGCATTGTGTCGGGCGGTTACGGCGGGACGGCGGAGGGCATCATCCCCACCGGATCCATCAAAG gCCCGGCTGTGCGCTACAACCCCGACTTTAACAAACGGATCCCGGTCACAGGACTAG GTCCCAGCATGCAACAAAGTGCCAGCAGCTCGTCAGTGGCGGCGGGGGCGGAGGTGGAGGAGGCAGCCACGCGAGGCGTGGCAGTGGAGAAGCTGGAGACGGTCAAGAAGTGGGGTCTCAACACTTACAAG TGCACCAAGCAGATGATCTCGGAGCGTTTTGGGCGCGGCTCGCGGACCGTGGACCTGGAGCTGGAGGCCCAGATCGAGCTGCTGCGGGACACCAAGCGCAAATACGGGAGCGTGCTGCGACTGGCCCGAGCGCTGACCAATCATTTCTACAACATGGTGCAGACGCAGCACGCGCTGGGCGACGCCTTCGCCGACCTCGGTCAGAAGTCGCCGGAGCTTCGG GATGAGTTTGGCTACAACGCCGAGACCCAGAAGCTGCTGTGCAGGAACGGCGAGACTCTGCTGGGCGCCATCAACTTCTTTGTCTCCAGCATCAACACGTTGGTCAACAAGACCATGGAGGACACGCTCATGACCATCAAGATGTATGAAAACGCCag GTTGGAATTCGACGCGTACCGGTcggacctggaggagctgagctCGGGGCCTCGGGACGCGGCGGCCGCGGCCCGCGTCGACGTCACGCAGCAGCAGTACCAAGTCCAGAAGGACAAGTACGAACGACTGCGCTCCGACGTCACCGTCAAACTCCGGTTCCTGGAGGAGAACAAG ATGAAGGTGATGCACAAGCAGCTTTTGCTCTTCCACAACGCCATCTCGGCCTACTTCGCCGGCAACCAGCAGCAGCTGGAGCAGACGCTCGAGCGCTTCAACGTCAAGCTGAATCCGCCCGCAGCCGACAAGCCGTCCTGGTTGGAGGAGCCCTGA
- the LOC127588993 gene encoding arfaptin-2-like isoform X4, producing the protein MSDGVMSKAATVEIPINRNGNTGALAEDDGLEQDLQQVMVSGLNLNETSIVSGGYGGTAEGIIPTGSIKGPAVRYNPDFNKRIPVTGLGPSMQQSASSSSVAAGAEVEEAATRGVAVEKLETVKKWGLNTYKCTKQMISERFGRGSRTVDLELEAQIELLRDTKRKYGSVLRLARALTNHFYNMVQTQHALGDAFADLGQKSPELRDEFGYNAETQKLLCRNGETLLGAINFFVSSINTLVNKTMEDTLMTIKMYENARLEFDAYRSDLEELSSGPRDAAAAARVDVTQQQYQVQKDKYERLRSDVTVKLRFLEENKMKVMHKQLLLFHNAISAYFAGNQQQLEQTLERFNVKLNPPAADKPSWLEEP; encoded by the exons ATGTCGGATGGCGTTATGAGCAAAGCGGCCACCGTGGAGATCCCCATCAACCGCAACGGCAACACGGGCGCGCTTGCGGAGGACGACGGCCTGGAGCAG GACCTGCAGCAGGTGATGGTGTCGGGTCTGAACCTCAACGAGACCAGCATTGTGTCGGGCGGTTACGGCGGGACGGCGGAGGGCATCATCCCCACCGGATCCATCAAAG gCCCGGCTGTGCGCTACAACCCCGACTTTAACAAACGGATCCCGGTCACAGGACTAG GTCCCAGCATGCAACAAAGTGCCAGCAGCTCGTCAGTGGCGGCGGGGGCGGAGGTGGAGGAGGCAGCCACGCGAGGCGTGGCAGTGGAGAAGCTGGAGACGGTCAAGAAGTGGGGTCTCAACACTTACAAG TGCACCAAGCAGATGATCTCGGAGCGTTTTGGGCGCGGCTCGCGGACCGTGGACCTGGAGCTGGAGGCCCAGATCGAGCTGCTGCGGGACACCAAGCGCAAATACGGGAGCGTGCTGCGACTGGCCCGAGCGCTGACCAATCATTTCTACAACATGGTGCAGACGCAGCACGCGCTGGGCGACGCCTTCGCCGACCTCGGTCAGAAGTCGCCGGAGCTTCGG GATGAGTTTGGCTACAACGCCGAGACCCAGAAGCTGCTGTGCAGGAACGGCGAGACTCTGCTGGGCGCCATCAACTTCTTTGTCTCCAGCATCAACACGTTGGTCAACAAGACCATGGAGGACACGCTCATGACCATCAAGATGTATGAAAACGCCag GTTGGAATTCGACGCGTACCGGTcggacctggaggagctgagctCGGGGCCTCGGGACGCGGCGGCCGCGGCCCGCGTCGACGTCACGCAGCAGCAGTACCAAGTCCAGAAGGACAAGTACGAACGACTGCGCTCCGACGTCACCGTCAAACTCCGGTTCCTGGAGGAGAACAAG ATGAAGGTGATGCACAAGCAGCTTTTGCTCTTCCACAACGCCATCTCGGCCTACTTCGCCGGCAACCAGCAGCAGCTGGAGCAGACGCTCGAGCGCTTCAACGTCAAGCTGAATCCGCCCGCAGCCGACAAGCCGTCCTGGTTGGAGGAGCCCTGA
- the LOC127588993 gene encoding arfaptin-2-like isoform X6, with product MSDGVMSKAATVEIPINRNGNTGALAEDDGLEQDLQQVMVSGLNLNETSIVSGGYGGTAEGIIPTGSIKGPSMQQSASSSSVAAGAEVEEAATRGVAVEKLETVKKWGLNTYKCTKQMISERFGRGSRTVDLELEAQIELLRDTKRKYGSVLRLARALTNHFYNMVQTQHALGDAFADLGQKSPELRDEFGYNAETQKLLCRNGETLLGAINFFVSSINTLVNKTMEDTLMTIKMYENARLEFDAYRSDLEELSSGPRDAAAAARVDVTQQQYQVQKDKYERLRSDVTVKLRFLEENKMKVMHKQLLLFHNAISAYFAGNQQQLEQTLERFNVKLNPPAADKPSWLEEP from the exons ATGTCGGATGGCGTTATGAGCAAAGCGGCCACCGTGGAGATCCCCATCAACCGCAACGGCAACACGGGCGCGCTTGCGGAGGACGACGGCCTGGAGCAG GACCTGCAGCAGGTGATGGTGTCGGGTCTGAACCTCAACGAGACCAGCATTGTGTCGGGCGGTTACGGCGGGACGGCGGAGGGCATCATCCCCACCGGATCCATCAAAG GTCCCAGCATGCAACAAAGTGCCAGCAGCTCGTCAGTGGCGGCGGGGGCGGAGGTGGAGGAGGCAGCCACGCGAGGCGTGGCAGTGGAGAAGCTGGAGACGGTCAAGAAGTGGGGTCTCAACACTTACAAG TGCACCAAGCAGATGATCTCGGAGCGTTTTGGGCGCGGCTCGCGGACCGTGGACCTGGAGCTGGAGGCCCAGATCGAGCTGCTGCGGGACACCAAGCGCAAATACGGGAGCGTGCTGCGACTGGCCCGAGCGCTGACCAATCATTTCTACAACATGGTGCAGACGCAGCACGCGCTGGGCGACGCCTTCGCCGACCTCGGTCAGAAGTCGCCGGAGCTTCGG GATGAGTTTGGCTACAACGCCGAGACCCAGAAGCTGCTGTGCAGGAACGGCGAGACTCTGCTGGGCGCCATCAACTTCTTTGTCTCCAGCATCAACACGTTGGTCAACAAGACCATGGAGGACACGCTCATGACCATCAAGATGTATGAAAACGCCag GTTGGAATTCGACGCGTACCGGTcggacctggaggagctgagctCGGGGCCTCGGGACGCGGCGGCCGCGGCCCGCGTCGACGTCACGCAGCAGCAGTACCAAGTCCAGAAGGACAAGTACGAACGACTGCGCTCCGACGTCACCGTCAAACTCCGGTTCCTGGAGGAGAACAAG ATGAAGGTGATGCACAAGCAGCTTTTGCTCTTCCACAACGCCATCTCGGCCTACTTCGCCGGCAACCAGCAGCAGCTGGAGCAGACGCTCGAGCGCTTCAACGTCAAGCTGAATCCGCCCGCAGCCGACAAGCCGTCCTGGTTGGAGGAGCCCTGA
- the LOC127587969 gene encoding FH2 domain-containing protein 1-like produces the protein MEAAQISSAQPFLPPAPPPPPPTLSRLLPPPPSLQRRSMKKLNWDTIPNQRVLGKVNVWTSALPPRELVLDTHSMDELFGHVDRRAQSRVGFRRPRRGDGGDGGADFRPSQPQVSILDAKKSMNIGIFLRSSKRPAAEMLEDIVRGEWRGGADGGKLTELCKLLPEESEVKRLLSFSGNPALLSEADRFMVQLVKVPRYEELLRTMLLRQEFSPIVEEASKSLAVMIQAANELLDCDKLHAVIRLVLKAGNYMNAGGYSADAIGFRMTSLLKLADTKANKPAVNLLHYVAKQAEDIDADLLTFPSQLEHIGTAARVCQEDVLADLERQEKKLKEVKLCAGRHPHLHRQMAPFLQRCDDELCQVKSLLHELDVLSFAVAEFFCEDPQNFKLEECCAIFHSFGRRFVAAVQENREREAAERRRKSRESVRLPAKRAPAPPAPRSSLESALHSFLSAPSKGASAGRSRRNSRSPAPPELPLENREAARESPEKKDPKDGEKSPSTPRPRTRDVFFADNGNVGSPWTILSPLTCSRRRRRGVSDDGVWESASGGPRGRSASAGCARQPTPLPAAAAFRLGTLFQRGAAQRSYSSGAEPNCVGNPVGSFGFVSFFRRFGGKREAEEPGLRGGDTFV, from the exons ATGGAGGCAGCGCAGATCTCCTCGGCGCAACCTTTTCTTCCtcctgcgccgccgccgccccctcctacGCTTTCTCGTCTCCTGCCCCCGCCGCCCTCGTTGCAGCGGCGCTCCATGAAAAAGCTCAACTGGGACACCATCCCCAACCAGCGCGTGCTGGGCAAAGTCAACGTGTGGACGTCGGCGCTGCCCCCCAGAGAGCTGGTGCTGGACACCCACAGCATGGACGAGCTCTTCGGCCACGTGGACCGCCGGGCCCAGAGCAGGGTCGGCTTCAGGAGACCACgccgcggcgacggcggcgacggcggcgctgACTTCCGCCCGTCGCAGCCTCAG GTGAGCATTCTGGACGCCAAGAAGAGCATGAACATCGGCATCTTCCTCCGATCTTCTAAGAG GCCGGCGGCGGAAATGCTGGAGGACATCGTCCGGGGCGAGTGGCGCGGCGGCGCCGACGGCGGCAAATTGACGGAGCTGTGCAAGCTGCTGCCCGAGGAAAGCGAG GTGAAGCGGCTGCTGTCCTTCAGCGGGAACCCGGCGCTCTTATCCGAGGCCGATCGCTTCATGGTGCAGCTGGTCAAGGTGCCGCG CTACGAGGAGCTGCTGAGGACCATGCTCCTGCGCCAGGAGTTCTCGCCTATCGTGGAGGAGGCGAGCAAGTCGCTGGCGGTCATGATCCAAGCGGCGAATG AGCTGCTGGACTGCGACAAGCTTCACGCCGTCATCCGCCTGGTGTTGAAAGCCGGCAATTACATGAACGCT GGCGGCTACAGCGCCGACGCCATCGGCTTCAGGATGACGTCGCTGCTCAAACTGGCTGACACCAAGGCCAACAAGCCGGCCGTCAACCTCCTCCACTATGTCGCCAAG CAAGCGGAGGACATTGACGCCGACCTGCTGACCTTTCCCAGCCAGCTGGAGCACATCGGAACAGCGGCCAG AGTGTGCCAAGAGGACGTGCTGGCCGACTTGGAAAGACAAGAGAAGAAGCTCAAGGAGGTCAAACTGTGCGCCGGCAGACATCCCCACCTCCACCGGCAGATGGCGCCCTTCCTCCAG CGATGCGACGACGAGCTTTGCCAGGTCAAGTCGTTGCTGCACGAGCTGGACGTGTTGAGTTTTGCCGTGGCAGAGTTCTTCTGCGAGGACCCTCAAAACTTCAAGCTGGAGGAATGCTGCGCCATCTTCCACTCCTTCGGCCGTCGCTTCGTCGCTGCCGTGCAG GAGAATCGCGAGCGCGAGGCGGCCGAGCGGCGTCGTAAGAGCCGGGAGAGCGTCCGCCTGCCCGCCAAACGCGCCCCCGCGCCCCCGGCCCCGCGCTCCAGCCTGGAGTCGGCCTTGCACAGCTTCCTGTCCGCCCCCTCCAAGGGAGCCTCCGCCGGCAGGTCCCGGAGGAACTCCCGTTCCCCGGCGCCGCCGGAGCTTCCCCTTGAGAACCGGGAAGCGGCGCGGGAgagtcccgagaagaaagacccCAAGGACGGCGAGAAAAGTCCCTCCACCCCTCGGCCCAGAACCAGAGACGTTTTCTTCGCCGACAACGGCAATGTGGGCTCGCCGTGGACCATCCTGAGCCCGCTGACGTGCTCCCGGCGGCGGCGACGAGGCGTCTCGGACGACGGCGTGTGGGAAAGCGCATCCGGAGGTCCTCGGGGCCGCTCAGCGTCGGCGGGCTGCGCGCGGCAGCCGACACCGCtgcctgccgccgccgccttccgACTGGGGACTTTGTTCCAGAGGGGCGCCGCCCAACGCTCGTATTCGTCCGGCGCCGAGCCGAACTGTGTCGGGAATCCCGTCGGCTCTTTTGGCTTCGTTTCCTTCTTCAGACGCTTCGGAGGCAAAAGGGAGGCGGAGGAGCCCGGCCTGAGAGGGGGAGACACTTTtgtctga